One segment of Pleomorphomonas sp. PLEO DNA contains the following:
- a CDS encoding VanZ family protein — MDAGHVGRRLFQAAGVICLATIAVLSVLPGADRPHVFGSGNVEHLIAYAGAAFFASSLPGLRGWRIVLVLSVASLTFEGLQMFIPGRSPGLDNWLASTLGALIGLAFARAFATVARTTVSIASR, encoded by the coding sequence ATGGATGCAGGACATGTCGGGCGGCGGCTTTTCCAAGCGGCGGGCGTCATCTGTCTTGCGACAATAGCGGTGCTGTCCGTTCTGCCGGGTGCCGATCGACCGCATGTCTTTGGCTCGGGCAACGTCGAACATCTGATCGCCTACGCAGGTGCGGCGTTCTTTGCCTCGTCTCTGCCAGGTTTGCGCGGATGGCGAATCGTTCTGGTGCTTTCGGTGGCGTCGCTGACGTTCGAAGGCCTGCAAATGTTCATTCCGGGCCGAAGCCCCGGCCTCGACAACTGGCTCGCCTCAACGCTCGGCGCGCTTATCGGCTTGGCTTTTGCCCGCGCCTTTGCCACCGTCGCCCGGACGACCGTTTCCATCGCCTCGCGCTGA
- a CDS encoding DeoR/GlpR family DNA-binding transcription regulator: MKRTKSSRQTQILAELDSSPSLRVAELARRLAVSTETIRRDLDELTTQGLLNRTYGGAVRPLSSEPSVTERHRLFVEERQRMARAALKVIGDGHVLMIGSGATTVHVARRIAVEMKNITVITHSFGVATVLAFNPTIKVLMLPGDYHASEGATVGVHTVSFLGNFYADYAITGASGLAADGPSEALLECGAVYTAMVARAAKCVVVADHSKFDAIFPSRYAPWRDVDVLVTDSAPPEKLAAALRQSGVELVTAS, from the coding sequence ATGAAACGGACCAAATCATCGCGGCAGACGCAGATCCTGGCCGAGCTGGATTCGAGTCCGTCGCTTCGCGTCGCTGAACTTGCTCGCCGTCTCGCCGTCTCCACCGAGACCATCCGTCGCGATCTCGACGAACTGACGACGCAGGGGCTGCTCAATCGCACCTATGGCGGCGCCGTCCGGCCGCTGTCCAGCGAGCCGTCGGTTACCGAGCGCCATCGGCTGTTCGTCGAAGAGCGCCAGCGCATGGCGCGTGCCGCGCTGAAGGTGATCGGCGACGGCCATGTGCTGATGATCGGGTCGGGTGCCACCACTGTCCATGTCGCTCGCCGCATCGCAGTCGAAATGAAAAACATCACCGTCATCACCCATTCCTTCGGCGTGGCGACCGTTCTGGCGTTCAATCCGACCATCAAGGTCCTGATGCTGCCCGGCGATTATCACGCCAGCGAAGGCGCCACCGTCGGTGTGCACACGGTCTCCTTCCTCGGCAATTTCTACGCTGATTACGCCATCACCGGCGCTTCGGGCCTCGCGGCCGATGGGCCGTCCGAAGCGCTGCTCGAATGCGGCGCCGTATACACGGCTATGGTGGCGAGGGCGGCCAAGTGCGTTGTGGTCGCCGACCATTCCAAGTTCGACGCCATCTTCCCATCGCGTTACGCGCCATGGCGGGACGTGGATGTGCTCGTCACCGACTCAGCACCGCCAGAAAAGCTTGCGGCGGCCCTCCGCCAGTCCGGCGTGGAGCTGGTGACGGCGAGCTGA
- a CDS encoding ABC transporter permease: MQTVGRTRTHFLIRAWTTFVVLAIYLPIACGALAGLSKGRYFAFPVKVFSTEWWGKTWDSFEIQVLVQNSVLIALIVTVLSVLFAFFGALAFARYPWKGRRAFQRLLLLPIFFPQPVLGLALLLWFNALGISPSWKTAVVAHLVWIVPVVTLVIAIQVFSFDPVLEEAASDLGASRLFTLRTVTLPILWPGIWSGALFAFLLSWGNFPLSLYTAGADSTIPKWLYSKMVAGYTPMVPALGTMSTLTAAALLLGGGLIRVLLRRRADLRAREG, from the coding sequence ATGCAGACTGTCGGACGCACCCGAACTCATTTCCTCATCCGCGCCTGGACCACCTTCGTCGTGCTGGCGATCTACCTGCCGATCGCCTGCGGCGCGCTGGCCGGCCTTTCCAAGGGACGATACTTCGCCTTCCCCGTCAAAGTCTTCTCCACCGAGTGGTGGGGAAAGACTTGGGATTCCTTTGAAATTCAGGTCCTGGTGCAGAACTCGGTGCTGATCGCCCTGATCGTCACCGTTCTCAGCGTTCTCTTCGCCTTTTTCGGCGCGCTCGCCTTTGCCCGCTATCCCTGGAAGGGGCGCCGTGCCTTCCAGCGCCTGCTGCTGCTGCCGATCTTCTTCCCTCAGCCTGTGCTTGGCCTGGCACTGCTACTTTGGTTCAACGCGCTCGGCATCAGCCCCAGTTGGAAGACGGCCGTCGTCGCCCATCTCGTCTGGATCGTGCCGGTGGTAACGCTGGTGATCGCCATCCAGGTGTTCAGTTTCGATCCGGTTCTGGAGGAGGCGGCGAGCGATCTCGGCGCATCGCGTCTTTTCACGCTTCGTACGGTGACGCTGCCAATTCTGTGGCCGGGCATCTGGTCGGGCGCGCTGTTCGCCTTCTTGCTGTCCTGGGGCAATTTCCCGCTGTCGCTCTATACCGCCGGTGCCGACTCGACGATTCCGAAATGGCTCTATTCCAAGATGGTGGCTGGCTATACGCCGATGGTGCCGGCGCTCGGCACCATGAGCACGCTGACGGCGGCGGCGCTTCTCCTGGGTGGCGGACTCATCCGCGTTCTCCTGCGGCGACGCGCCGACCTCCGTGCGAGAGAGGGATGA
- a CDS encoding ABC transporter permease has protein sequence MADASLSAPGPKLSPGLRASLPVLLLLIAGFLAPLLTVAAYAFATPKSFEVFRSFTLENLSAIFDPNNTVWTSFVWSLALAFACVAILLVICYPIAFGLNKVFGKWSGLVSVLFVFPLFVSENVRLYGWVLFFIKNGVLDGALKWFGFSGGPELLYTPGITLFGMVYVYLPFMLFPMTLGIAMIPKDLVDAASDLGAGRLMIWREIELPLAMPGILIGALLTFVLAAGAVAEAKILGGQSVITITQDIEVAFTYAQNWPMGSALALILVLIVSGLALSAMARLDLDKILGKR, from the coding sequence ATGGCAGACGCCTCCCTTTCCGCGCCCGGGCCGAAGCTGTCACCCGGCTTACGGGCGTCGCTGCCGGTGCTTTTGCTCCTGATTGCCGGCTTCCTTGCCCCGCTTCTGACCGTCGCCGCCTATGCCTTCGCAACGCCCAAGAGCTTCGAGGTTTTCCGCTCTTTCACGCTTGAAAACCTTTCGGCGATCTTCGACCCCAACAACACCGTCTGGACGTCTTTCGTCTGGTCGCTGGCGCTCGCCTTCGCCTGCGTCGCTATCCTGCTCGTCATCTGCTACCCGATCGCCTTCGGCCTCAACAAGGTGTTCGGCAAGTGGTCCGGTCTGGTGTCGGTCCTGTTCGTCTTTCCACTGTTCGTCTCCGAGAACGTGCGCCTGTATGGCTGGGTGCTGTTCTTCATCAAGAACGGTGTGCTCGACGGAGCCTTGAAATGGTTCGGCTTTTCCGGCGGGCCTGAGCTGCTTTACACGCCGGGCATCACGCTGTTCGGCATGGTCTACGTCTACCTGCCGTTCATGCTGTTCCCGATGACGCTTGGTATTGCCATGATCCCGAAGGATCTTGTCGACGCCGCCAGCGACCTCGGAGCAGGGCGCTTGATGATCTGGCGGGAGATCGAGTTGCCGCTCGCCATGCCCGGCATCCTGATCGGCGCGCTGCTCACCTTTGTGTTGGCGGCTGGCGCTGTAGCCGAAGCCAAGATCCTCGGCGGACAGTCGGTGATCACCATCACCCAGGACATCGAGGTGGCCTTCACCTACGCCCAGAACTGGCCGATGGGATCGGCGCTTGCCCTCATTCTCGTTCTCATCGTCTCCGGTCTGGCGCTCTCCGCCATGGCCCGGCTCGACCTTGATAAGATCCTCGGAAAGCGCTGA
- a CDS encoding ABC transporter ATP-binding protein has product MSSVAASPVSDSPAASKTPRPVLQLVDVRKVFDGFAAVDGISLDIEEGEFVTIVGPSGSGKTTLLRMLAGLESPSDGYITLRGELINDVPSNRRPTCLVFQSLALFPHMTVGDNIEFPLRVRKMAADERRKRALELMAKVRLPEDYYSKNVMLCSGGEKQRVALARAFAYDPDVLFFDEPLSALDYKLKKLLEKELKDLHRESGKTFVYITHSLEEAMVMSDRIGVMRAGKVVQIGTPEQIYSTPADRFVAEFFGEVNIVPIRRAESGWVRKDGKPVAVAPGVSIDGDEASVVIRPEYMRFVTGGVGADNTLSGSIFNEYSLGSRLQYQVRSRTGRTFLVEVPRAAAWKGDGDVIIGWDAENAIVVGG; this is encoded by the coding sequence ATGTCGTCTGTCGCCGCCTCTCCCGTGTCCGATTCGCCCGCCGCTTCGAAAACGCCACGGCCGGTGCTGCAGCTCGTCGACGTCCGCAAGGTGTTTGACGGCTTCGCCGCGGTCGACGGCATCAGCCTCGATATCGAAGAAGGCGAGTTCGTCACCATTGTCGGCCCGTCCGGCTCAGGCAAGACAACGCTGCTCAGGATGCTGGCCGGTCTGGAGAGCCCCAGCGATGGCTACATCACACTACGCGGCGAGCTGATCAACGATGTGCCGTCCAACCGCCGGCCCACCTGTCTTGTCTTTCAGTCCTTGGCGCTTTTCCCGCATATGACGGTGGGCGACAATATCGAATTTCCCTTGCGTGTCCGTAAGATGGCGGCTGACGAGCGGCGCAAGCGGGCGCTTGAACTGATGGCCAAGGTGCGCCTGCCGGAAGACTATTATTCCAAGAATGTCATGCTTTGCTCGGGTGGCGAGAAGCAGCGTGTGGCACTGGCGCGCGCCTTCGCTTACGACCCCGACGTTCTGTTCTTCGACGAACCGCTGTCCGCACTGGACTATAAACTCAAGAAGCTCCTGGAAAAGGAGCTCAAGGATCTGCACCGCGAAAGCGGCAAGACATTCGTCTACATCACCCACTCGCTTGAAGAGGCGATGGTGATGTCCGATCGCATCGGCGTCATGCGAGCCGGCAAGGTGGTGCAGATCGGTACGCCCGAGCAAATCTACTCGACGCCGGCCGATCGGTTCGTTGCCGAATTCTTCGGCGAGGTGAACATCGTGCCAATCCGCCGTGCCGAAAGCGGCTGGGTGCGCAAAGACGGCAAGCCGGTAGCGGTGGCGCCAGGGGTTTCCATCGATGGCGACGAAGCCAGCGTCGTCATCCGTCCCGAATACATGCGCTTCGTTACCGGCGGCGTCGGTGCCGACAACACGTTATCCGGCAGCATTTTCAATGAGTATTCGCTCGGCTCGCGCCTGCAATATCAGGTGAGGAGCCGGACCGGCCGCACCTTCCTCGTCGAGGTGCCGCGCGCCGCCGCCTGGAAGGGTGATGGCGACGTGATCATCGGTTGGGACGCCGAGAACGCTATCGTGGTGGGAGGCTGA
- a CDS encoding PotD/PotF family extracellular solute-binding protein — MGPMSRRNMLQMMGAAAFAGPLLSASRAFAARESELNILCWEGYNSAQVLDPFRAAKSATVKAESLTNDPTMINRLRAGETNVWDLINVNNPWARKVMAPAGLIKPLPRETFEPYFDRMLPAFKAPYRWAMSDDGKDLLGMAQRFGPYSFVVNTDKVSRATAEEQGWNLFNDASLAGKYGILESDDWNVFDIFLTAGINPFVAHTEADFKLFQETAVRIFKGAKMIGDIATMNQALISGEIDLHFTGGTYSVSPARADGYPNLRAVTPLKGPINGKGGVSWIEITSTVNNPQLSPLAIQFLEYVQDPKVAHTVAFAEGTFNPVAQMGNKACFDLFTKDELDAIQWDSLEEEMGRSAEYDIVPDYDKALEIMLGAKRQRG; from the coding sequence ATGGGTCCGATGTCCAGGCGCAACATGTTGCAGATGATGGGGGCGGCGGCCTTCGCCGGCCCGCTTCTTTCCGCCAGCCGTGCGTTCGCTGCCCGCGAGAGCGAACTCAATATCCTCTGCTGGGAGGGTTACAATTCGGCGCAGGTGCTCGACCCGTTCCGGGCGGCCAAGAGCGCCACGGTGAAGGCGGAAAGCCTCACCAACGACCCGACGATGATCAACCGCCTCAGGGCCGGCGAGACCAACGTCTGGGACCTGATCAACGTCAACAATCCCTGGGCGCGCAAAGTGATGGCGCCGGCCGGTCTGATCAAGCCGCTGCCGCGCGAAACCTTCGAGCCCTATTTCGACAGGATGCTGCCGGCCTTCAAGGCGCCCTACCGTTGGGCGATGAGTGATGACGGCAAGGATCTGCTCGGCATGGCCCAGCGCTTCGGGCCGTATTCCTTCGTCGTCAACACCGACAAGGTCAGCCGGGCCACTGCTGAGGAGCAGGGCTGGAACCTGTTCAACGATGCGTCGCTGGCCGGCAAGTACGGCATCCTCGAATCCGACGACTGGAACGTCTTCGACATCTTCCTCACCGCCGGCATCAACCCGTTCGTGGCGCACACGGAAGCCGACTTCAAGCTGTTCCAAGAGACCGCCGTTCGCATCTTCAAGGGCGCCAAGATGATCGGCGACATCGCCACCATGAACCAGGCGCTGATCTCCGGCGAGATCGACCTGCACTTCACCGGCGGTACCTACTCCGTGTCGCCGGCCCGCGCCGATGGCTATCCCAACCTTCGGGCGGTTACGCCACTGAAGGGGCCGATCAACGGCAAGGGCGGTGTGTCCTGGATCGAGATCACCTCCACGGTCAACAACCCGCAGCTTTCGCCGCTCGCCATCCAATTCCTCGAATACGTCCAGGATCCCAAGGTGGCGCACACGGTGGCCTTCGCCGAGGGCACCTTCAACCCGGTGGCGCAGATGGGCAACAAGGCCTGCTTCGATCTGTTCACCAAGGACGAGCTGGATGCCATCCAGTGGGACAGCCTTGAGGAAGAAATGGGCCGTTCGGCCGAATACGACATCGTGCCCGATTACGACAAGGCGTTGGAGATCATGCTCGGCGCCAAGCGTCAGCGCGGCTGA